One genomic region from Halorussus rarus encodes:
- a CDS encoding PAS domain-containing protein, with protein MDSGQTPLAETRDALERLGAEREPVTAGELAEELDWTRRTATERLDELVERGALATKRVGDEGRVWWPTGRPESERRLRRERDQTEQLLKTSPVAIWVQDGEGNVLLANERAQAVLGASERELRGDAEAKSAVDATIYDESGEPLARDELPPARVRETGDPVYNEEIAVENADGERTWLSVNAAPVFGPDGDLERVITTGEDITDLKERERGLATELSEVFGRVSDAFYALDEEYRFTHVNERAEQLLDRDEEDLLGESLWDVFPGAAENEAVRDSFHTAMETQEPTSYELYFPPLDFWVETNVYPSESGLSVYFRNVSERKERQQELREKERRFEAVFEDPNILVGLLNPDGTVLDINHTAMEYIDADLAEVTGEPFWETPWWGKGDEIQDDVRKWVERAASGEYVDFEADLTRPDGERYVINGVFRPVTDDDGEVVSVIVSDRDVTERKERERELRESERRYRTLAENFPNGLVTLFDQDREYTLAAGQAFDYLDVSPEDVEGRRPLEVWNDETVAETVDAALRTALAGSHESVEVTYAGREWILHAVPIGSGDEVSMGMTLALDITERKEHERRLERFASVVSHGLRNPLSIAQMYLDMAREEGDPDDFDQVDQALDRMETIIENLLTTTRQGEGDSDTEPVALSAASERAWQNVETDDATLRVEADAATVVAAADQLQTVLENLFRNAVEQGDGIEVRVGSFDGGFYVEDDGPGVPPESRDEVFEYGYTSGSGTGIGLAVVQDIVNVHGWDISVTDGADGGARFEIRGVDFERGDADR; from the coding sequence ATGGATTCGGGCCAGACTCCGCTCGCCGAAACCCGGGACGCGCTCGAACGACTGGGTGCCGAACGCGAGCCGGTCACGGCGGGCGAACTGGCCGAAGAACTCGATTGGACCCGGCGGACGGCGACCGAGCGGCTCGACGAACTGGTCGAGCGGGGCGCCCTCGCGACCAAGCGCGTCGGCGACGAGGGCCGCGTGTGGTGGCCGACCGGGCGACCGGAGAGCGAGCGACGGCTCCGGCGGGAGCGCGACCAGACCGAACAGCTGCTGAAGACGTCGCCGGTCGCCATCTGGGTCCAGGACGGGGAGGGGAACGTCCTGCTCGCGAACGAGCGCGCCCAGGCGGTCCTCGGCGCGTCCGAGCGCGAGCTCCGGGGCGACGCCGAGGCCAAGAGCGCGGTCGACGCGACCATCTACGACGAGAGCGGCGAGCCGCTCGCCCGCGACGAGCTACCCCCGGCCCGGGTCCGCGAGACGGGCGACCCGGTGTACAACGAGGAGATAGCGGTCGAGAACGCCGACGGCGAGCGGACCTGGCTCTCGGTCAACGCCGCCCCGGTGTTCGGCCCCGACGGCGACCTCGAACGGGTCATCACGACCGGCGAGGACATCACCGATCTCAAGGAGCGCGAGCGCGGTCTCGCGACCGAACTCAGCGAGGTCTTCGGTCGGGTCTCCGACGCCTTCTACGCTCTCGACGAGGAGTACCGGTTCACCCACGTCAACGAGCGGGCCGAGCAGCTCCTCGATCGCGACGAGGAGGACCTCCTCGGCGAGAGTCTCTGGGACGTGTTCCCGGGGGCCGCCGAGAACGAGGCCGTCCGGGACAGCTTCCACACCGCGATGGAGACCCAGGAGCCGACGAGCTACGAGCTCTACTTCCCGCCGCTGGACTTCTGGGTCGAGACGAACGTCTACCCCTCCGAGAGCGGACTGTCCGTCTACTTCCGCAACGTCTCCGAACGCAAGGAGCGCCAGCAGGAGCTCCGGGAGAAGGAGCGCCGGTTCGAAGCGGTGTTCGAGGACCCCAACATCCTGGTCGGCCTGCTCAACCCGGACGGGACCGTCCTCGACATCAACCATACCGCGATGGAGTACATCGACGCCGACCTCGCCGAGGTGACCGGCGAGCCGTTCTGGGAGACGCCCTGGTGGGGCAAGGGCGACGAGATTCAGGACGACGTCCGGAAGTGGGTCGAGCGGGCCGCGTCCGGCGAGTACGTCGACTTCGAGGCCGACCTCACCCGGCCGGACGGCGAGCGCTACGTCATCAACGGCGTCTTCAGGCCCGTGACCGACGACGACGGCGAGGTCGTGTCGGTCATCGTCTCGGACCGCGACGTCACCGAGCGCAAAGAGCGCGAGCGGGAACTCCGCGAGTCCGAGCGTCGATACCGGACGCTCGCCGAGAACTTCCCGAACGGACTGGTCACGCTGTTCGACCAAGACCGCGAGTACACGCTCGCCGCCGGGCAGGCGTTCGATTACCTCGACGTCTCGCCCGAGGACGTCGAGGGCCGACGGCCCCTGGAGGTGTGGAACGACGAGACGGTGGCCGAGACAGTGGACGCCGCGCTCCGGACCGCACTGGCGGGCTCCCACGAGTCGGTCGAAGTCACGTACGCCGGCCGGGAGTGGATCCTCCACGCGGTCCCCATCGGCAGCGGCGACGAGGTCTCGATGGGGATGACCCTGGCGCTGGACATCACCGAGCGCAAGGAACACGAACGTCGCCTGGAGCGGTTCGCCAGCGTGGTCTCCCACGGCCTGCGCAACCCGCTGTCCATCGCCCAGATGTACCTGGACATGGCGCGCGAGGAGGGCGACCCGGACGACTTCGACCAGGTTGACCAGGCGCTCGACCGGATGGAGACCATCATCGAGAATCTGCTGACGACGACCCGCCAGGGAGAGGGAGACTCTGATACCGAACCGGTCGCGCTCTCCGCGGCGAGCGAGCGCGCGTGGCAGAACGTCGAGACCGACGACGCGACCCTCCGGGTCGAGGCGGACGCCGCCACGGTGGTCGCCGCCGCCGACCAGCTCCAGACGGTGCTGGAGAACCTGTTCCGCAACGCGGTAGAGCAAGGCGACGGCATCGAGGTCCGGGTCGGGAGCTTCGACGGCGGATTTTACGTCGAGGACGACGGGCCGGGAGTTCCGCCGGAGAGCCGCGACGAGGTGTTCGAGTACGGCTACACCTCGGGCAGCGGGACGGGAATCGGCCTCGCGGTGGTCCAGGACATCGTGAACGTCCACGGCTGGGACATCTCGGTGACCGACGGGGCGGACGGCGGTGCCCGATTCGAGATTCGGGGCGTCGATTTCGAGCGGGGCGACGCCGACCGGTAG
- a CDS encoding DUF58 domain-containing protein — MITTEFLDELDRFDDAGDRDARSSRQGERRTDAVGEGLTFADYRRYAPGDEPRFIDWNLYARTDELYVKQFEAERNFTVHVLVDASASMDFGEGDAHKFEYAAKLGLGFAYLTAREHNDFRFATFGATAERLDRGRSNRGEVLGLVERCNAVDPDGEADFEAALADYAATIDSKALVVVCSDFLGDVGAIDAGLEALAANRVVLAHVVAPDERDLPTGDDAVFEALESEASLRAYVSKRLEGSYRERFDAHADAVEDAARDLRARYERIDTGSPFFESFGDLWFE, encoded by the coding sequence ATGATAACGACCGAGTTCCTCGACGAACTCGACCGGTTCGACGACGCCGGCGACCGCGACGCCCGGTCCAGCCGTCAGGGCGAGCGCCGGACCGACGCGGTCGGCGAGGGGCTGACGTTCGCCGACTACCGGCGGTACGCGCCGGGCGACGAGCCCCGGTTCATCGACTGGAACCTCTACGCCCGGACCGACGAGCTGTACGTCAAGCAGTTCGAGGCCGAGCGCAACTTCACGGTCCACGTCCTGGTCGACGCCAGCGCGTCGATGGACTTCGGCGAGGGCGACGCCCACAAGTTCGAGTACGCCGCGAAACTGGGACTCGGGTTCGCCTACCTGACCGCCCGCGAGCACAACGACTTCCGGTTCGCGACGTTCGGCGCGACCGCCGAGCGCCTCGACCGCGGGCGGTCGAACCGCGGCGAAGTTCTCGGCCTGGTCGAGCGGTGCAACGCGGTCGACCCCGACGGGGAGGCCGACTTCGAGGCGGCGCTGGCCGACTACGCCGCCACCATCGACTCGAAGGCGCTTGTGGTCGTCTGCAGCGACTTCCTCGGCGACGTCGGAGCCATCGACGCCGGCCTGGAGGCGCTGGCCGCGAACCGGGTCGTGCTCGCCCACGTCGTCGCGCCCGACGAACGGGACCTGCCGACCGGCGACGACGCGGTGTTCGAGGCGCTGGAGAGCGAGGCGTCGCTCCGGGCGTACGTCAGCAAGCGGCTGGAGGGGTCGTACCGCGAGCGGTTCGACGCCCACGCCGACGCCGTCGAGGACGCGGCCCGCGACCTCCGGGCGCGCTACGAGCGCATCGACACCGGCAGCCCGTTCTTCGAGTCGTTCGGCGACCTCTGGTTCGAGTGA
- a CDS encoding AAA family ATPase: protein MTDRHPAIDDVTNRIQAIRSEVRKRIVGQEQVVDQVLACLLCDGNALLESTPGLGKTLLVRTLAAVTDLSFSRIQNTPDLMPSDVVGTEMVRETETGRTFTFEKGPVFANLVLSDEINRATPKTQSALLEAMEEGQVTAGNETYDLPEPFFVLATQNPIDQEGTYPLPEAQTDRFLMKILVDYPDAQAEREIVDRYTRDVDASVAVEPQVSAGDLRTMQQLTHQVPIADDLRDLAVDVVRDTRTAADLEYGASPRASMSLVRAAKARALVEGRTHVSGEDVTAMAVPVLRHRVVVDFRAEREGLTPDDVVTELVEDR from the coding sequence ATGACTGACAGACACCCGGCGATAGACGACGTGACGAACCGCATCCAGGCGATCCGGTCCGAGGTGCGAAAGCGCATCGTGGGCCAGGAGCAGGTGGTCGACCAGGTGCTGGCCTGCCTGCTCTGCGACGGCAACGCGCTGCTGGAGAGCACGCCCGGGCTGGGCAAGACGCTGCTTGTCCGGACGCTCGCGGCGGTGACCGACCTCTCGTTCTCGCGCATCCAGAACACGCCCGACCTGATGCCCTCCGACGTGGTCGGGACCGAGATGGTACGGGAGACCGAGACCGGCCGGACGTTCACCTTCGAGAAGGGGCCGGTGTTCGCCAACCTCGTGCTCTCCGACGAGATCAACCGCGCGACCCCGAAGACCCAGTCGGCGCTGCTCGAGGCGATGGAGGAGGGCCAGGTGACCGCCGGCAACGAGACCTACGACCTGCCCGAGCCGTTCTTCGTCCTGGCGACCCAGAACCCCATCGATCAGGAGGGGACCTACCCGCTGCCCGAGGCCCAGACCGACCGCTTCCTGATGAAGATACTCGTCGACTACCCCGACGCCCAGGCCGAGCGCGAGATCGTCGACCGGTACACCCGGGACGTCGACGCCTCGGTCGCGGTCGAGCCACAGGTGTCGGCCGGCGACCTCCGCACGATGCAGCAGCTCACCCACCAGGTCCCCATCGCCGACGACCTCCGGGACCTGGCGGTCGACGTCGTGCGCGACACCCGGACCGCAGCCGACCTGGAGTACGGCGCGAGCCCCCGGGCCAGCATGTCGCTGGTCCGGGCCGCGAAGGCCCGCGCGCTCGTGGAGGGCCGGACCCACGTCAGTGGCGAGGACGTGACCGCGATGGCGGTGCCGGTGCTGCGCCACCGCGTCGTGGTCGACTTCCGGGCCGAGCGCGAGGGGCTGACCCCCGACGACGTCGTGACGGAACTGGTCGAGGACCGATGA
- a CDS encoding DUF7502 family protein has protein sequence MTGESEPGVDADGDSGSPPDDPGPSADGADATPDEIRAALAEVRREVRKAAFVYASLDAVCVLLAVDLAAGVAGVPALDAAVARASFGSLGLPAPDLGTLVGLVAGAVAFAAEFAVRARRPAAERFEDANPAVSEALRTARDAAGAYRENPMTRALYADVLDRLRESSSVGLLDATRLAATVGLALALSLASVQTAVVGLDLGAGVAGSGTGSTGPAHGSDDRAPLSNRSAELRSGDEVLGEPTDVTAGSENLSAAVSASPGGEGERDWNYETEAGDSAGPDGGVDARRAGFASPERVEDAALVRRYAHELGGNTTDD, from the coding sequence ATGACCGGGGAGTCCGAACCGGGGGTCGACGCAGACGGCGACTCCGGGTCTCCCCCAGACGACCCGGGGCCTTCGGCTGATGGCGCGGATGCGACCCCCGACGAGATCCGGGCCGCGCTCGCCGAGGTCCGCCGGGAGGTCCGCAAGGCGGCGTTCGTCTACGCCAGCCTCGACGCGGTCTGCGTCCTGCTGGCGGTCGACCTGGCGGCCGGCGTCGCCGGCGTCCCGGCGCTGGACGCCGCGGTGGCCCGGGCGTCGTTCGGCTCGCTGGGGTTGCCCGCGCCCGACCTCGGCACCCTGGTCGGACTGGTCGCCGGCGCGGTCGCCTTCGCCGCGGAGTTCGCCGTCAGGGCGCGCCGGCCCGCCGCCGAGCGGTTCGAGGACGCCAACCCCGCGGTGAGCGAGGCGCTCCGGACCGCCCGCGACGCGGCCGGCGCCTACCGGGAGAACCCCATGACGCGGGCGCTGTACGCCGACGTCCTCGACCGGCTCCGGGAGTCCTCCAGCGTCGGGCTGCTCGACGCGACCCGGCTGGCCGCGACCGTCGGGCTGGCGCTCGCGCTGAGCCTGGCGTCGGTCCAGACCGCGGTCGTGGGCCTCGATCTCGGTGCGGGCGTCGCGGGATCGGGAACGGGCTCGACCGGCCCGGCCCACGGTTCGGACGACCGGGCGCCGCTCTCGAACCGGAGCGCGGAGCTCCGGAGCGGCGACGAGGTGCTGGGCGAGCCGACCGACGTGACCGCGGGCTCGGAGAACCTCTCGGCCGCGGTCTCCGCGAGCCCCGGCGGCGAGGGCGAGCGCGACTGGAACTACGAGACCGAGGCCGGCGACTCGGCCGGTCCCGACGGCGGCGTCGACGCCCGGCGGGCGGGGTTCGCCTCGCCCGAGCGCGTCGAGGACGCGGCGCTCGTCCGGCGGTACGCGCACGAACTCGGAGGAAACACGACCGATGACTGA
- a CDS encoding VWA domain-containing protein, giving the protein MAVPSGPQVEFARPVVLAGVPVAAVVLWALVVRRGGPVEDDREEGQPDGPSRRARAGLWASRFVVVTCLVVAAAGPTTVTTATTAGDPWVTVVVDESASMGVHEPVAADLAAGIEAEGVAVDRVTVAAGNRSRVGSGVVANLRPNGSLLVVSDGRATGGASLSRAADLARSVNATVNRVALRTNRSDARVTVSGPRKASVGVETRFEVAVAGVDGPPAGAAVTVSVDGSEVASREVPDDGSFAVTRNFSATGPHRVTARLSGDDAFGVNDVARKTVQVVDRPEVLYVSRGDHALEDYLRELYNVTRAESVPADLEDYYAVVVQDVAAPHLGDVGALQEFVIDGGGLLTVGGDHAFGKGEYGNSRISSLLPVEVGESTGETSRVALAVDVSGSAKAGMRVQKALALDVLGQLGDGNEVGVVAFDGSAYRVADVRSLEGNRETLKRKIRSLRSGGTTDVGAGLIGASQLLGDGGGTVILLSDGRDARKPAFSAARRLADRGVRVVSVGVGEVNQRLLRGVAERTDGSFLLADQTDRLRVEFGGPNRRYSGDHAVVVDDGHFVTRGASPTASLAGTNDVSVKDGADLLVATGTGAPALSTWRFGLGRVAAVTAYGADGGLGDLLSEPNSLLVSRSVNWAIGDPQRKATGVVAAPDTRVGESTTVVYAGRQPPEPTNLSFARVAPGRYEATVAPTDPGYREVLGSAFAVNYPAEYAALGVSPALKRAVERTGGRAFSPDDPAAIADAVVRQATRERRVERSWDWAALLAGLVVLVGEICVRRLRRHRGQGVIP; this is encoded by the coding sequence ATGGCGGTGCCGAGCGGTCCCCAGGTCGAGTTCGCCCGGCCGGTCGTCCTCGCGGGCGTCCCGGTCGCCGCGGTCGTCCTCTGGGCGCTCGTGGTCCGGCGCGGCGGTCCGGTCGAAGACGACCGCGAGGAAGGCCAGCCCGACGGCCCGAGCCGCCGCGCCAGGGCCGGTCTCTGGGCGAGTCGCTTCGTCGTCGTCACCTGCCTGGTGGTCGCGGCCGCGGGCCCGACGACCGTCACCACCGCGACGACGGCGGGCGACCCGTGGGTCACCGTGGTCGTCGACGAGTCGGCCAGCATGGGCGTCCACGAACCGGTCGCCGCCGACCTCGCGGCCGGAATCGAGGCCGAGGGCGTCGCGGTCGACCGGGTCACCGTCGCCGCGGGCAACCGGTCGCGGGTCGGGTCGGGCGTCGTCGCCAACCTCCGACCGAACGGGAGCCTGCTGGTGGTCTCCGACGGGCGGGCCACCGGCGGCGCCTCGCTCTCGCGGGCCGCCGACCTCGCTCGCTCCGTGAACGCGACCGTCAACCGGGTCGCGCTCCGGACGAACCGGTCGGACGCCCGCGTCACCGTCTCCGGCCCGCGGAAGGCCAGCGTCGGCGTCGAGACCCGGTTCGAGGTCGCGGTCGCCGGCGTGGACGGACCGCCCGCCGGCGCGGCGGTCACGGTGTCGGTCGACGGCTCCGAGGTCGCGTCCCGGGAGGTCCCCGACGACGGGTCGTTCGCGGTGACCCGCAACTTCAGCGCCACCGGGCCCCACCGCGTCACGGCCCGGCTGTCGGGCGACGACGCCTTCGGGGTCAACGACGTCGCCCGGAAGACGGTCCAGGTCGTCGACCGGCCCGAGGTGCTGTACGTGAGCCGGGGCGACCACGCCCTCGAGGACTACCTCCGGGAGCTGTACAACGTGACCCGGGCGGAGTCGGTGCCGGCCGACCTCGAGGACTACTACGCGGTCGTCGTCCAGGACGTCGCCGCGCCCCACCTCGGCGACGTCGGCGCGCTCCAGGAGTTCGTCATCGACGGCGGCGGGCTCCTGACGGTCGGCGGCGACCACGCGTTCGGGAAGGGCGAGTACGGCAACTCCCGCATCTCGTCGCTGCTCCCGGTCGAGGTCGGCGAGTCGACCGGCGAGACGTCCCGGGTCGCGCTGGCGGTCGACGTCTCGGGCAGCGCGAAGGCCGGCATGCGGGTCCAGAAGGCGCTCGCGCTCGACGTGCTCGGCCAGCTCGGCGACGGCAACGAGGTCGGCGTCGTCGCGTTCGACGGGAGCGCCTACCGGGTCGCCGACGTCCGGTCGCTGGAGGGCAACCGGGAGACGCTGAAGCGCAAGATACGCAGCCTCCGGAGCGGCGGGACGACCGACGTCGGCGCCGGGCTGATCGGCGCCTCTCAACTGCTCGGCGACGGCGGCGGCACCGTCATCCTGCTGAGCGACGGTCGGGACGCGCGCAAGCCGGCGTTCTCGGCCGCCCGGCGGCTCGCCGACCGGGGCGTCCGCGTGGTTAGCGTGGGCGTCGGCGAGGTGAACCAGCGCCTGCTCCGCGGGGTCGCCGAGCGCACCGACGGGTCGTTCCTGCTGGCCGACCAGACCGACCGGCTCAGGGTCGAGTTCGGCGGCCCGAACCGGCGCTACAGCGGCGACCACGCGGTCGTGGTCGACGATGGCCACTTCGTGACCCGAGGCGCGTCGCCGACCGCGTCGCTGGCGGGCACCAACGACGTCAGCGTCAAGGACGGCGCGGACCTGCTGGTGGCGACCGGCACCGGCGCGCCCGCCCTGTCGACGTGGCGGTTCGGCCTCGGTCGGGTCGCCGCGGTCACGGCGTACGGCGCCGACGGCGGCCTCGGCGACCTGCTCTCGGAGCCGAACTCGCTGCTGGTCTCGCGGTCGGTCAACTGGGCCATCGGCGACCCCCAGCGGAAGGCCACCGGCGTCGTGGCCGCGCCGGACACCCGGGTCGGCGAGTCGACGACGGTGGTGTACGCCGGCCGGCAGCCGCCCGAACCGACGAACCTCTCGTTCGCCCGGGTCGCACCGGGACGCTACGAGGCGACGGTCGCGCCGACCGACCCCGGCTACCGCGAGGTGCTCGGCAGCGCGTTCGCGGTGAACTATCCGGCCGAGTACGCGGCCCTCGGCGTCTCGCCGGCCCTGAAGCGCGCCGTCGAGCGGACCGGCGGCCGGGCGTTCTCGCCCGACGACCCCGCGGCCATCGCCGACGCGGTCGTCCGCCAGGCGACCCGGGAGCGCCGCGTCGAGCGGTCGTGGGACTGGGCCGCCCTGCTGGCGGGGCTGGTCGTGCTGGTCGGCGAGATCTGCGTCCGGCGGCTCCGCCGCCACCGCGGTCAGGGAGTGATACCGTGA
- a CDS encoding vWA domain-containing protein, which yields MTLADALSSVFLRPLGLAALAAVIPVIALYLLRPDPERVRFPAVEFLLGDREERRRHPALRRLRRNALLLIQLLAIAAVAASLAAPYVPVAERKTVSETVVVVDASASMATEAGGVARFDRAVRAAKDVATSETSVVVAGAETAVRTRRAPAAEATSVLDDLRVSGAPGDLRDGVSRAAAVAGEDARIVVLSDFASGDWRSAVVAARARGYAVDLRQFARGGAANVGLVDYSFSNGTATVRAKNFGDREATREVALGDATESVTLGPGEVATATLPVPAGGGRVRLAPGDSFAVDDRLAIAAPEDPTIDVLVVTNDANRPLVTALRVIRGTRVTVKHPPASISRTYDLVVFGDVTPGRLLDGTLRVARETLSAGGGVVVQAQSNLSAVGYGDLLPVVPNGTGSDPAVRQPATSTLTADVTFPAPKRYVRADLRAGRALLRTVNGTPLLATARLDGGRLFYYGYTAEGSSFEHNYRYPVFWKRVAYELTGRESLSATNRRTGTALSVDGNATVRTPGGGRQTGPVTLRRIGFYGVGDRRYGASLASAAESNVTAPSVTEGGTARDGSDDDETTTVPQTLTPAVAGVAVLLVVLELAVLRYRGDL from the coding sequence GTGACTCTCGCGGACGCGCTCTCGTCGGTGTTCCTCCGGCCGCTCGGCCTCGCGGCGCTGGCGGCCGTGATACCGGTGATAGCGCTCTATCTGCTCAGACCCGACCCCGAGCGGGTCCGGTTCCCCGCGGTCGAGTTCCTGCTGGGCGACCGCGAGGAGCGCCGGCGCCACCCCGCGCTCCGCCGGCTCCGGCGCAACGCGCTCCTGCTGATCCAGCTGCTGGCCATCGCGGCGGTCGCGGCGTCGCTGGCCGCCCCATACGTCCCCGTCGCCGAGCGCAAGACGGTCTCGGAGACCGTGGTCGTGGTCGACGCCTCCGCCAGCATGGCGACCGAGGCCGGCGGCGTCGCACGGTTCGACCGGGCGGTCCGGGCCGCGAAGGACGTCGCGACGAGCGAGACCTCGGTGGTCGTCGCCGGCGCCGAGACCGCGGTCCGAACCCGGCGCGCGCCGGCAGCGGAGGCGACGTCGGTCCTCGACGACCTCCGGGTCAGCGGCGCGCCGGGGGACCTCCGGGACGGCGTGAGCCGGGCCGCGGCGGTCGCGGGCGAGGACGCCCGCATCGTCGTGCTGAGCGACTTCGCCTCGGGCGACTGGCGGTCGGCGGTCGTGGCGGCCCGCGCCCGGGGGTACGCGGTCGACCTCCGGCAGTTCGCCCGCGGCGGCGCGGCCAACGTCGGCCTGGTCGACTACTCGTTCTCGAACGGAACCGCGACCGTCCGGGCGAAGAACTTCGGCGACCGCGAGGCGACCCGGGAGGTCGCGCTCGGCGACGCGACCGAGTCCGTGACCCTCGGGCCGGGCGAGGTCGCGACCGCAACGCTCCCGGTGCCCGCGGGCGGCGGTCGCGTCCGACTCGCACCCGGCGACTCGTTCGCGGTCGACGACCGGCTGGCGATCGCCGCACCGGAGGACCCGACCATCGACGTGCTCGTGGTCACGAACGACGCGAACCGACCGCTCGTCACCGCGCTGCGCGTCATCCGGGGGACCCGGGTGACCGTCAAACACCCGCCGGCGTCCATCTCGAGGACCTACGACCTCGTGGTGTTCGGCGACGTCACCCCCGGCCGCCTGCTCGACGGGACGCTCCGGGTCGCCCGCGAGACGCTGTCGGCGGGCGGCGGCGTTGTGGTCCAGGCCCAGTCGAACCTCTCGGCGGTCGGTTACGGCGACCTGCTGCCGGTCGTGCCCAACGGGACCGGCTCGGACCCGGCCGTCCGCCAGCCGGCGACCAGCACGCTCACGGCGGACGTGACGTTCCCGGCGCCGAAGCGCTACGTGCGGGCCGACCTTCGGGCCGGGCGGGCGCTGCTCCGGACGGTCAACGGGACGCCGCTGCTCGCGACCGCCCGACTCGACGGCGGTCGGCTGTTCTACTACGGCTATACGGCCGAGGGGTCGTCGTTCGAGCACAACTACCGGTACCCGGTGTTCTGGAAGCGCGTCGCGTACGAACTGACCGGCCGCGAGTCGCTGTCGGCGACGAACCGCCGGACCGGCACGGCGCTCTCGGTCGACGGGAACGCCACCGTCAGGACGCCCGGCGGCGGCCGGCAGACCGGTCCCGTCACGCTCCGGCGGATCGGCTTCTACGGGGTCGGTGACCGGCGCTACGGCGCGTCGCTGGCCAGCGCCGCGGAGTCGAACGTCACCGCCCCGTCAGTGACCGAGGGCGGGACGGCCCGTGACGGGAGCGACGACGACGAGACGACGACCGTCCCCCAGACGCTGACGCCGGCGGTGGCGGGCGTCGCGGTCCTGCTCGTCGTGCTGGAACTGGCCGTGCTGCGCTACCGGGGTGACCTCTGA